Proteins encoded in a region of the Shewanella polaris genome:
- a CDS encoding TonB-dependent receptor plug domain-containing protein: MYKSIVSLAVVASISAPVAFAAEEGQNLERIQVIGSRIALRTATDSPTPVDIITSEQLEATGITETAKALQFAAPSYSFPFSSITDGSDAVRPASLRGMSPDHTLVLVNGKRRHGSALVHLSGTVGKGSSNVDLNAIPMTSIKRIEILRDGASALYGSDAIAGVINVVLKDSDHGGSIATQIGQTYEGDGEQVRIGVNQGFSISDDGFVNVSLEAHQKNSTNRAGLDTRQQYPTLADGSLDPREDTFNRKNHHVGDSDYENYGLFVNAEQATTDTSKVYAFGGISKRTSTSGAFYRRALDSRNVLEVYPDGYLPQISPEIIDYSFLMGYDVEVGKWNIDASAGYGSNSFEYKVENTINASLGPDSPTSFDAGTLSNSELNLNIDASTYYDFYNDSDLMVATGLTFRQSGYQIEAGQEESYIQGDYEGKSGGSQGFGGFTKESEVDEDRTNTGVYVELENQLTDDFYWAAAVRYEDYSDFGGNTSWKLSGRYNLTDTVAFRITTDTGFRAPSVQQLYFTNVSTFFDPDPVTGEFIPRESGTFNQLSPIKQALNIPDLKPEISHSISAGIVYSGDNGFNATLDAYQINVDDRIILSGSVDQESSPVIAAALAGTNAESARFFMNAVDTQTQGVDLVMTQDFDLGQFGDVMANLAYSYKETEIKSVNLPTLLNGLEDELFDRVEEIRMTEATSKHSGNIGFTHKYDDFTTNLRFSYFGDYTIGYSSSEVNYDAKWTTDISTRYQATDSLAVTLGVQNLFDTYPEKRPEDNNFNGIFVYPLTNTPFGFNGGYYYLDLRYTY, from the coding sequence ATGTATAAAAGTATCGTATCTTTGGCCGTTGTTGCCAGTATTTCAGCCCCAGTAGCTTTTGCTGCAGAGGAAGGTCAAAACCTAGAACGTATTCAAGTTATAGGTTCACGTATCGCGCTTCGTACAGCGACAGATAGCCCTACGCCGGTAGACATTATTACTTCTGAGCAACTTGAAGCCACAGGTATTACTGAAACAGCTAAAGCATTACAATTTGCTGCGCCAAGTTACAGCTTCCCATTTTCATCCATTACCGACGGTAGCGATGCAGTTCGTCCTGCAAGTTTACGTGGCATGTCACCTGATCACACATTAGTGTTGGTTAACGGTAAACGTCGTCATGGTTCTGCGTTAGTTCACTTATCGGGCACTGTCGGTAAAGGTTCGTCTAACGTCGATTTAAATGCTATTCCAATGACATCAATTAAACGTATTGAAATTCTACGTGACGGCGCATCTGCATTATACGGTTCTGATGCCATTGCCGGCGTGATTAACGTGGTATTAAAAGACAGCGATCATGGCGGGAGCATCGCAACACAAATAGGCCAAACCTATGAAGGTGACGGCGAGCAAGTCCGTATTGGTGTTAACCAAGGTTTTAGCATTAGCGATGATGGTTTTGTGAACGTATCGTTAGAAGCCCATCAGAAAAACTCGACCAACCGTGCTGGTTTAGATACTCGTCAACAATATCCAACATTAGCAGACGGCAGCCTAGACCCACGAGAAGACACATTTAATCGTAAAAATCACCACGTAGGTGACAGCGATTATGAAAACTACGGTTTATTCGTTAATGCTGAACAAGCCACTACCGACACCAGTAAAGTATATGCATTTGGTGGGATCAGTAAGCGTACTTCAACATCTGGCGCATTTTATCGCCGTGCACTAGATTCGCGTAACGTACTTGAAGTGTATCCAGACGGTTATTTACCACAAATTAGCCCAGAAATTATCGATTATTCATTTTTAATGGGTTATGACGTTGAAGTAGGCAAATGGAACATTGATGCTTCTGCAGGTTATGGCAGTAACAGCTTTGAATACAAGGTTGAAAACACCATTAACGCTTCGCTAGGCCCAGACAGTCCAACCAGTTTTGATGCTGGTACCTTGTCTAACAGCGAATTGAACCTAAACATTGATGCTTCGACTTATTACGACTTTTATAATGATTCAGATTTAATGGTCGCTACAGGTTTAACCTTCCGTCAAAGCGGTTATCAAATAGAAGCAGGCCAAGAAGAATCATACATTCAAGGCGACTATGAAGGTAAGTCTGGTGGTAGCCAAGGGTTCGGTGGTTTTACTAAAGAGTCTGAAGTTGACGAAGACCGTACAAACACAGGTGTATATGTTGAGCTAGAAAACCAACTAACTGATGATTTTTATTGGGCTGCTGCTGTACGTTACGAAGACTATTCTGACTTTGGTGGTAACACGAGTTGGAAATTATCCGGCCGTTATAACCTAACAGATACCGTAGCATTTCGTATCACTACAGATACCGGTTTCCGTGCACCAAGTGTACAGCAACTATACTTCACTAACGTGTCGACCTTTTTCGATCCAGACCCAGTCACAGGCGAATTTATTCCACGAGAATCAGGTACCTTTAATCAATTGTCTCCAATTAAACAAGCATTGAATATTCCTGATTTGAAACCTGAAATATCGCACTCTATCAGTGCTGGTATAGTATATAGCGGTGACAATGGCTTTAATGCAACATTAGATGCATATCAAATTAATGTCGATGACCGCATTATTTTATCGGGTTCTGTTGACCAAGAAAGCTCACCGGTTATTGCTGCTGCACTTGCAGGCACTAACGCTGAATCTGCGCGATTCTTTATGAACGCAGTGGATACCCAAACCCAAGGTGTCGATTTAGTGATGACCCAAGACTTTGATTTAGGTCAGTTTGGTGATGTGATGGCGAACCTTGCTTATTCATACAAAGAAACCGAAATTAAGTCCGTTAACTTGCCAACTCTCTTGAATGGTTTAGAAGATGAATTGTTTGATCGTGTCGAAGAAATTCGTATGACTGAAGCGACATCAAAGCATTCGGGCAACATAGGTTTTACCCATAAGTACGATGACTTTACGACGAACTTACGTTTTAGCTACTTTGGTGACTACACAATAGGCTATTCATCGAGTGAAGTTAACTATGATGCTAAGTGGACAACCGACATCAGTACCCGTTACCAAGCCACTGACTCATTAGCGGTAACGCTAGGGGTTCAAAACTTGTTTGATACTTACCCAGAGAAACGTCCTGAAGATAATAACTTCAATGGCATATTTGTGTATCCGTTAACTAACACACCATTTGGTTTTAACGGCGGTTACTACTACTTAGATCTACGTTATACCTACTAA
- a CDS encoding phospho-sugar mutase produces the protein MNTHLQHQINQWLNNDPDPKTRSQLQTLIDTNNEAELTTRFSGRLAFGTAGLRGEVGVGPMAMNRLVIRQTTAGLGAYLLDQIDNAAERGVVIGYDGRHDSLSFAHDAASVLTAMGITVRLTHKVAATPLVAFGVKHFKAAAGIVVTASHNPPQYNGYKVYWENGAQIIPPHDSGIAAQIARAATQAIPFLDLDDAISQQKLTWLQDDFYQTYRQGVFDAKELQQRSGQDNVSLAYTAMHGVGADMAEAVLKDAGFTQVYSVMAQREPDGDFPTVNFPNPEEKGAMDLVIAEAKKHNATLACANDPDADRFAVAVRTEDGQYKMLTGDQVGVLFGHYLLSHAPKNQRLTGTTIVSSSLLSKIATEFGTQSYTTLTGFKWLMNVGIAKNQVDNQFLFAYEEALGYTIGNLVWDKDGLSALVAFAQLTAELASQGQTIWDKLEQIYRQHGFHLNAQVSIALKADTPNIGAYLRENPPLKIGEYAVVSTDDLKSLQRTSADGSKQSIDLPSSDVLIYALEGGARVIVRPSGTEPKIKCYYEVVETMMPTDTWASAQERAQQAMTTFIESHQASLPS, from the coding sequence ATGAATACCCATCTTCAGCACCAAATCAACCAATGGCTTAATAACGATCCAGACCCTAAAACTCGCTCACAACTGCAAACCCTTATTGATACCAACAATGAGGCGGAGTTAACTACACGCTTTTCTGGCCGTTTAGCCTTTGGTACTGCAGGACTTCGTGGTGAAGTGGGTGTTGGCCCTATGGCAATGAATCGTTTGGTTATCCGTCAAACCACTGCGGGTCTAGGCGCCTACCTTCTCGATCAAATAGACAACGCTGCCGAGCGCGGTGTGGTAATAGGCTACGATGGCCGCCACGATTCATTAAGCTTCGCCCATGATGCTGCCAGTGTATTAACGGCGATGGGCATAACAGTACGTTTGACCCACAAAGTGGCCGCCACGCCTTTGGTCGCTTTTGGGGTAAAACATTTTAAAGCTGCCGCAGGTATTGTGGTAACCGCGAGTCATAACCCGCCTCAATACAACGGCTATAAGGTGTATTGGGAAAATGGCGCACAAATTATTCCCCCACATGATAGCGGAATTGCAGCACAAATTGCCCGAGCAGCAACCCAAGCGATCCCGTTTTTAGATCTAGATGATGCCATCTCACAACAAAAGCTGACTTGGTTACAAGACGATTTTTACCAAACGTATCGTCAAGGGGTATTTGATGCCAAAGAGCTACAACAACGCAGCGGGCAAGATAACGTCAGTTTGGCTTACACAGCAATGCACGGCGTTGGTGCCGACATGGCTGAAGCGGTATTAAAGGATGCTGGGTTTACTCAAGTCTATTCGGTAATGGCTCAACGTGAACCCGATGGTGATTTCCCGACAGTAAACTTCCCCAACCCTGAAGAAAAAGGCGCTATGGATTTAGTCATTGCAGAAGCAAAGAAGCACAATGCCACGCTTGCTTGCGCCAATGATCCAGATGCTGACCGTTTTGCAGTTGCGGTTCGTACTGAAGATGGACAATATAAAATGCTCACTGGCGATCAAGTTGGTGTGCTCTTTGGCCATTACTTACTCAGCCACGCACCCAAAAATCAACGATTGACGGGGACAACGATTGTTTCATCGAGTCTATTATCTAAAATAGCCACTGAGTTTGGCACCCAAAGCTATACCACTCTAACGGGCTTTAAATGGCTAATGAACGTCGGTATTGCCAAAAACCAAGTAGACAATCAATTTTTATTCGCCTATGAAGAAGCGCTCGGTTACACCATAGGTAACTTGGTATGGGATAAAGATGGTTTATCGGCCTTAGTTGCTTTTGCACAGCTAACTGCAGAACTTGCCTCCCAAGGCCAAACCATTTGGGACAAGTTAGAACAGATTTATCGTCAACACGGATTTCACCTTAACGCTCAAGTGAGTATTGCGCTTAAGGCAGATACACCTAATATAGGTGCGTATTTACGTGAAAATCCTCCATTAAAAATTGGTGAGTATGCAGTGGTATCGACCGACGATTTAAAAAGCCTTCAGCGTACTTCGGCCGACGGTAGCAAACAAAGCATTGATTTACCCAGCAGCGATGTATTGATTTATGCCTTAGAAGGTGGCGCACGCGTTATCGTTCGTCCATCGGGTACAGAACCTAAAATTAAATGCTATTACGAAGTCGTAGAAACCATGATGCCAACAGATACTTGGGCATCGGCACAAGAACGCGCACAACAAGCTATGACCACCTTTATAGAATCTCATCAAGCTAGTTTGCCAAGTTAA
- a CDS encoding glutathione S-transferase family protein codes for MLKFYFHPGPNPMKVALFLAETGLPFELVPVDTLKGEQHTAEFKAINPNAKTPAIEDNGVRVFDSNAILLYLADKTGKLASTPENRGELLSWLMFIATGLGPYSGQCVHFTHHAPEKIDYAANRYRRETQRHYDVLDAHLNNRDFIVCDELSIVDIAAWGWVDRIGFVLGEDALATYPNVQRWFNNINSRPSVEQARNMGKDIEFKSEFDDVAKRAFFPQNYAVANK; via the coding sequence ATGCTTAAATTTTATTTCCATCCTGGTCCTAACCCGATGAAAGTTGCTTTGTTTCTTGCTGAAACGGGTTTACCTTTCGAACTTGTTCCAGTTGATACCCTTAAAGGTGAGCAACATACCGCTGAGTTTAAAGCGATTAACCCTAACGCCAAAACCCCTGCCATTGAAGACAATGGTGTAAGAGTGTTCGATTCAAACGCCATTTTGTTATACCTAGCTGACAAAACAGGCAAGTTAGCATCAACACCAGAAAACCGTGGAGAACTGCTATCATGGTTAATGTTTATTGCTACTGGTTTAGGGCCCTATTCTGGTCAATGCGTCCACTTTACTCACCACGCACCTGAAAAAATTGACTATGCAGCAAACCGTTATCGACGAGAAACACAACGTCATTATGATGTACTCGATGCGCATCTTAATAACCGTGACTTTATTGTTTGTGATGAACTAAGCATTGTCGATATTGCAGCATGGGGTTGGGTTGATCGTATTGGTTTTGTATTAGGTGAAGATGCTCTAGCAACTTACCCTAATGTGCAACGCTGGTTTAATAACATCAACAGCCGTCCTTCGGTGGAACAAGCCAGAAATATGGGTAAAGATATTGAATTCAAGTCAGAATTTGATGACGTCGCCAAACGAGCATTCTTTCCACAAAATTATGCTGTAGCAAATAAATAG